One window from the genome of Acuticoccus sediminis encodes:
- the crcB gene encoding fluoride efflux transporter CrcB, translated as MSPFAASLCVALGGAVGALGRFWANVLISGLVGAALPYATFTVNVLGSFLIGVLATLLSGRLALTALVVTGALGGFTTFSTFSIETVRLIEGGRWVEGVGYALLSLVVCVVAAAIGIAAVRATMS; from the coding sequence ATGAGCCCCTTTGCAGCGAGCCTTTGCGTCGCGCTCGGCGGCGCCGTCGGTGCGCTCGGGCGCTTCTGGGCCAACGTCCTCATCAGCGGTCTCGTCGGCGCCGCGCTCCCGTACGCGACCTTCACCGTCAACGTCCTCGGCTCGTTTCTCATCGGTGTGCTGGCGACGCTGCTGTCGGGCCGCCTCGCGCTGACGGCGCTGGTGGTCACCGGCGCGCTCGGCGGCTTCACGACCTTCTCCACCTTCTCGATCGAGACGGTGCGCCTCATCGAGGGCGGGCGCTGGGTCGAGGGGGTCGGCTACGCGCTTCTCAGCCTCGTCGTGTGCGTCGTCGCGGCGGCGATCGGGATCGCCGCCGTCCGGGCCACCATGTCGTAG
- a CDS encoding sterol desaturase family protein produces MRTVLEFLAVWAAVYATTFGTYLAFGAIFNWYCFRHPERRIQKNRDGLKRRGKEIRQSAWSLLGTCFCLAGGLYAQYRGWTLFAPLELSWWSVPLMAVVSILAYDTWYYWGHRAMHWGPLYKHHQYHHRSVAPTVWSNYSDSMVDALAMQSYYLVAPLILPIPPLVLVGHRVYDHFNGMIGHSGFEFAASKWTRVPSPMVCTLFHDLHHSKFNYNYANFFSFWDRVCGTLHTDYDEGVERWETLPDGGVPMPRARADKRTPGAVAGPVSATPAE; encoded by the coding sequence ATGCGTACTGTCCTGGAGTTCCTCGCCGTTTGGGCGGCAGTCTACGCGACCACCTTCGGCACCTACCTCGCGTTCGGCGCGATCTTCAACTGGTACTGCTTCCGCCACCCCGAACGGCGGATCCAGAAGAACCGGGACGGGCTGAAGCGCCGCGGCAAGGAGATCCGCCAGTCCGCCTGGTCGCTGCTCGGCACCTGCTTCTGCCTCGCCGGCGGCCTCTACGCGCAGTACCGCGGCTGGACGCTGTTCGCGCCGCTGGAGCTGTCCTGGTGGTCGGTGCCGCTGATGGCGGTCGTCTCCATCCTCGCCTACGACACCTGGTACTACTGGGGGCACCGGGCGATGCACTGGGGGCCGCTCTACAAGCACCACCAATACCACCACCGCTCCGTCGCGCCGACGGTCTGGTCCAACTACTCGGACTCGATGGTCGACGCGCTGGCGATGCAGAGCTACTACCTCGTCGCCCCGCTGATCCTGCCGATCCCGCCGCTGGTCCTCGTCGGCCACCGCGTCTACGACCACTTCAACGGGATGATCGGCCACTCCGGGTTCGAGTTCGCCGCGTCGAAGTGGACGCGGGTGCCCTCGCCGATGGTGTGCACCCTGTTCCACGACCTGCACCACTCGAAGTTCAACTACAACTACGCCAACTTCTTCTCGTTCTGGGACCGGGTCTGCGGCACGCTGCACACCGACTATGACGAGGGCGTCGAGCGGTGGGAGACGCTGCCGGACGGCGGCGTGCCGATGCCGAGGGCACGCGCGGACAAGCGGACGCCCGGCGCGGTGGCAGGCCCGGTCTCGGCGACGCCCGCCGAATGA
- a CDS encoding AAA family ATPase has protein sequence MTCRVVISGCSGGGKSTLLEALAARGYATVEEPGRRIVREALASDGGTLPWRDPVAFAHRAIAMAQDDHARVDGLGPLVFFDRGLVDAASFLDHVTDGDALSGLASATRYHTTVFLTPPWPELFQNDAERRHGFGEAISEYARLAQAYPAAGYTVVTLPRVSVKERVGIVLAELDAPQFAEP, from the coding sequence GTGACCTGCCGTGTCGTCATCTCCGGCTGCTCCGGCGGCGGCAAGTCGACCCTTCTGGAGGCGCTCGCCGCGCGCGGCTACGCCACCGTGGAGGAGCCGGGCCGGCGCATCGTGCGGGAGGCGCTCGCCAGCGACGGCGGCACGCTCCCCTGGCGGGACCCGGTCGCCTTCGCCCACCGGGCGATCGCGATGGCGCAGGACGATCACGCCCGGGTGGACGGTCTCGGACCGCTGGTCTTCTTCGACCGCGGCCTCGTCGATGCCGCCTCCTTCCTCGACCACGTCACCGACGGCGACGCGCTTTCCGGGCTCGCTTCGGCGACGCGCTATCACACGACCGTCTTCCTGACGCCGCCGTGGCCGGAGCTCTTCCAGAACGACGCCGAGCGGCGGCACGGGTTCGGCGAGGCGATCTCCGAGTATGCGCGCCTCGCGCAGGCGTACCCCGCGGCCGGGTACACCGTCGTCACCCTGCCGCGCGTCTCGGTGAAGGAGCGGGTGGGGATCGTTCTGGCCGAACTTGATGCGCCGCAATTCGCGGAGCCTTGA
- a CDS encoding replication-associated recombination protein A, translating to MARRGCRPGDRPTERLELTDLFAASGLEKAAPRPLADELRPGQLSDIVGQPHLLGPEGRLTRMLKGERIGSLILWGPPGTGKTTLARLLAHHVRLEFVQISAIFSGVADLKKVFDTARGARSVGRGTLLFVDEIHRFNRAQQDAFLPVVEDGTITLVGATTENPSFELNSALLSRAQVLVFHPLEDAALETLLTRAEGVRGPLPVAPDARASLIRMADGDGRAILTLAEEVYRVAEEGEVLSAEEVQAILQRRAPAYDKDRDGHYNLISALHKSVRGSDPDAALYYLMRMIAGGEDPMYLARRLVRMAAEDIGLADPHALTLAIAARDTYEFLGTPEGELALAEITVYLALAPKSNALYKAFNKARRFVAETPSLNPPKIILNAPTKLMRSEGYGAGYEYDHDVPGGVSGQNYFPEGLEPQRFYEPTERGKEASLRARMDELSRVRRQRRDKGGPDES from the coding sequence ATGGCCCGTCGGGGGTGCCGTCCCGGGGACAGACCAACGGAAAGACTGGAATTGACCGACCTCTTCGCCGCTTCCGGCCTCGAGAAGGCCGCGCCTCGGCCGCTCGCCGACGAGCTCAGGCCGGGCCAGCTTTCCGACATCGTCGGCCAGCCGCACCTCCTCGGCCCCGAGGGCCGGCTCACGCGCATGCTGAAGGGCGAGCGCATCGGCTCGCTCATCCTCTGGGGACCACCCGGCACCGGCAAGACCACGCTCGCGCGCCTTCTCGCCCATCACGTCCGGCTCGAGTTCGTGCAGATCTCGGCGATCTTCTCCGGCGTCGCGGACCTGAAGAAGGTGTTCGACACGGCGCGCGGGGCCCGCAGCGTCGGCCGCGGCACGCTCCTCTTCGTGGACGAGATCCATCGCTTCAACCGCGCCCAGCAGGATGCTTTCCTGCCCGTCGTCGAGGACGGCACCATCACCCTCGTCGGCGCCACCACCGAGAATCCGTCCTTCGAGCTCAACTCGGCGCTCCTGTCGCGGGCGCAGGTGCTCGTCTTCCACCCGCTGGAGGACGCGGCGCTGGAGACCCTTCTCACCCGCGCCGAGGGCGTGCGGGGTCCGCTTCCCGTCGCGCCGGACGCCAGGGCCAGCCTCATCCGCATGGCGGACGGCGACGGCCGGGCCATCCTGACCCTCGCCGAGGAGGTCTACCGCGTCGCCGAGGAGGGGGAGGTCCTGTCGGCCGAGGAGGTGCAGGCCATCCTGCAGCGCCGCGCTCCCGCCTACGACAAGGACCGCGACGGGCACTACAACCTCATCTCGGCGCTGCACAAGTCGGTCCGCGGCTCGGACCCCGATGCGGCACTCTACTACCTGATGCGCATGATCGCGGGCGGCGAGGACCCCATGTACCTCGCCCGCCGCCTGGTGCGCATGGCGGCCGAGGACATCGGCCTCGCCGACCCGCATGCGCTGACGCTGGCGATCGCCGCGCGCGACACCTACGAGTTCCTCGGCACGCCGGAGGGCGAACTGGCGCTGGCGGAGATCACAGTCTACCTCGCGCTCGCGCCCAAATCGAACGCCCTCTACAAGGCATTCAACAAGGCACGCCGCTTCGTCGCCGAGACGCCCTCGCTCAACCCGCCCAAGATCATCTTGAACGCGCCCACCAAGCTGATGCGCTCGGAGGGCTACGGCGCGGGCTACGAGTACGACCACGACGTCCCCGGCGGCGTCTCCGGTCAGAACTACTTCCCCGAGGGGCTGGAGCCGCAGCGCTTCTACGAGCCGACCGAGCGCGGCAAGGAGGCCTCGCTGCGGGCGCGGATGGACGAGCTCTCGCGCGTGCGGCGCCAGCGCCGGGACAAGGGAGGGCCGGACGAGTCGTGA
- a CDS encoding Do family serine endopeptidase, with protein sequence MRLSLILPALAVALVPGVASAETAVTPTPPAAEAAAPAAPEIPQSRAQIALSFAPVVRQVAPAVVNVYSMQKTVDPFYSDDPFLRRFFGRQQPRGGSALGSGVIVDPSGLMVTNAHVIKNASEIRVGFNDRREADAKLLLRDARSDLAVLQIEGDGPFPTIPFAPADELETGDLVLAIGNPFGVGQTVTQGIVSATARTQVGVADQQFFIQTDAAINPGNSGGGLIDMAGRLVGINSAIYSRSGGSNGIGFAIPAETVRLVVEAAKSDGVVHRPWLGAKLENVTRELARQLGLDRPAGAVVVELSEDGPARRAGIRVADVITAVDGVPVTDIDSFSYAFATRGTEGETEITFERASTRQTAALTLERPPESEPRDTRRLGGRSPFAGATVQNLSPAVADELNIDMTATGVVIARVNERTPAARFGLRPGDIVRSVNGNRVETTEDLERMTRQRARYWDLDIERDGRRLSVVFGG encoded by the coding sequence ATGCGTTTGTCCCTGATCCTCCCCGCCCTCGCCGTCGCCCTCGTTCCCGGAGTGGCGAGCGCCGAAACTGCGGTCACCCCGACGCCCCCCGCGGCCGAAGCCGCGGCACCGGCGGCGCCGGAGATACCCCAGTCCCGCGCCCAGATCGCGCTGTCCTTCGCCCCCGTGGTGCGGCAGGTCGCGCCGGCGGTGGTCAACGTCTACTCGATGCAGAAGACGGTGGACCCGTTCTACTCGGACGATCCGTTCCTGCGCCGGTTCTTCGGCCGGCAGCAGCCGCGCGGCGGCTCCGCGCTCGGCTCCGGCGTCATCGTCGACCCGTCCGGGCTGATGGTCACCAACGCCCACGTCATCAAGAACGCCAGCGAGATCCGCGTCGGCTTCAACGACCGGCGCGAGGCGGACGCGAAGCTCCTCCTGCGGGACGCGCGCAGCGACCTCGCGGTGCTGCAGATCGAGGGTGACGGGCCGTTCCCGACGATCCCCTTCGCCCCGGCGGACGAGCTGGAGACCGGCGATCTGGTGCTCGCCATCGGCAACCCGTTCGGCGTCGGGCAGACCGTGACGCAAGGCATCGTGTCCGCGACGGCGCGGACGCAGGTCGGCGTCGCCGACCAGCAGTTCTTCATCCAGACCGACGCGGCCATCAATCCCGGCAATTCCGGCGGCGGACTGATCGACATGGCCGGGCGCCTCGTCGGCATCAACTCCGCGATCTACTCGCGCTCGGGCGGCTCCAACGGCATCGGCTTCGCGATCCCGGCGGAGACGGTGCGGCTCGTGGTGGAGGCGGCGAAGAGCGACGGCGTGGTGCATCGTCCCTGGCTCGGCGCCAAGCTTGAGAACGTGACGCGCGAGCTCGCCCGCCAGCTCGGCCTCGACCGCCCCGCCGGCGCCGTCGTCGTCGAGCTGTCCGAGGACGGCCCGGCGCGGCGTGCCGGCATCCGCGTCGCCGACGTCATCACCGCCGTCGACGGCGTCCCGGTGACGGACATCGACAGCTTCAGCTATGCCTTCGCGACCCGCGGCACCGAGGGCGAGACGGAGATCACGTTCGAGCGCGCCTCCACCAGGCAGACCGCTGCATTGACCCTGGAGCGCCCGCCGGAGTCCGAGCCGCGCGACACCCGCCGCCTCGGCGGCCGTTCGCCGTTCGCCGGAGCGACGGTCCAGAACCTGTCGCCCGCCGTCGCCGACGAGCTCAACATCGACATGACCGCCACCGGGGTCGTCATCGCGAGGGTCAACGAACGCACGCCGGCCGCCCGGTTCGGACTGCGTCCTGGCGACATCGTGCGCAGCGTCAATGGCAACCGGGTCGAGACCACCGAGGACCTCGAGCGCATGACGCGCCAGCGCGCCCGCTACTGGGACCTCGACATCGAGCGCGACGGCCGCCGGCTCAGCGTCGTCTTCGGCGGCTGA
- the topA gene encoding type I DNA topoisomerase: MNVVVVESPAKAKTINKYLGSDYHVVASYGHVRDLPPKDGSVDPDNDFEMLWQVDAKAAKRLNDLAKAVKDADRLILATDPDREGEAISWHVLQVLKEKKALKAQPVQRVVFNAITKQAVLDAMAAPRDIEDHLVDAYRARRALDYLVGFNLSPVLWRKLPGSRSAGRVQSVALRLVCDREAEIERFVAQEYWSVIATLTNPAGEPFDARVSVLDGKRLDRLGIKNETDARAIVDHLNQAAFSAVSVEAKPQKRNPAPPFTTSTLQQEASRKLGFSSARTMQTAQKLYEGIALDGETTGLITYMRTDGVQMAPEGISAIRRLIGKDYAEPYLPEKPRYYATKAKNAQEAHEAIRPTDPFRRPAQMKRYLGDDEFRLYDLIWKRAMASQMESAEFERTTVEIDAKAGAKSIGLRATGSVMLFDGFLSVYMEGVDDQEDDEDGRLPKITQGDRLDRKAVKPSQHFTEPPPRFTEATLIKRMEELGIGRPSTYTATLSTLRDREYVTLDKKRLVPGSKGRIVTAFLESFFERYVEYGFTADLEEKLDAISDGKADWREVLREFWADFSRQIGEVLEVRTAAVLDALNEDLAPLIYPPRPDGSDPRICPVCHQGNLSLKTSRYGAFIGCSNYPECNYTREFGDDPNADPKPSGPQVLGIHPDTGLEIALKSGRFGPYIEMGAAADGEKPARSSLPKGWAPQEVTLEKAIQLLSLPREVGLHPETQDPIQAGLGRYGPYLLYGGKYSKLDSIDEVFEIGLNRAVAMIAERKEGKGFSRTPAALKSLGEHPSGGEVTVREGRYGPYVNHGKVNATLPKGTDPQALTLEEALKLIAERAGKTKAAPKGKAKAASSKSKASGTKAKSAAKSKAAKADGDSLVEDDGETPKAKTASKAKSTGAKSTGAKSAGSKKAAASKSSAASTRRSAASDTPPWED; the protein is encoded by the coding sequence ATGAACGTCGTCGTTGTCGAGTCTCCGGCCAAGGCAAAAACGATCAACAAGTACCTGGGGTCCGACTACCATGTGGTCGCGTCCTACGGTCACGTGCGCGATCTGCCGCCCAAAGACGGCTCGGTGGATCCGGACAATGATTTCGAGATGCTGTGGCAGGTCGACGCCAAGGCCGCCAAACGTCTCAATGATCTTGCCAAGGCCGTGAAGGATGCAGACCGCCTGATCCTTGCCACCGACCCGGACCGTGAGGGGGAGGCGATCTCCTGGCACGTCCTGCAGGTGCTGAAGGAGAAGAAGGCGCTGAAGGCGCAGCCGGTCCAGCGGGTGGTGTTCAACGCCATCACCAAGCAGGCCGTGCTCGACGCCATGGCCGCGCCGCGCGACATCGAGGACCACCTCGTCGACGCGTACCGCGCACGCCGTGCGCTCGACTACCTGGTCGGCTTCAATTTGTCGCCGGTGCTGTGGCGCAAGCTCCCGGGCTCGCGCTCGGCCGGCCGCGTGCAGTCCGTCGCCCTGCGGCTCGTCTGCGACCGCGAGGCGGAGATCGAGCGATTCGTCGCGCAGGAGTACTGGTCCGTCATCGCGACGCTGACCAACCCGGCGGGCGAACCGTTCGACGCGCGCGTCTCGGTCCTCGACGGCAAGCGGCTCGACCGTCTCGGCATCAAGAACGAGACGGACGCCCGGGCCATCGTCGACCACCTCAACCAGGCCGCCTTCTCGGCCGTCTCGGTCGAGGCCAAGCCGCAGAAGCGCAACCCGGCGCCCCCGTTCACCACGTCGACGCTGCAGCAGGAGGCGAGCCGCAAGCTCGGCTTCTCGTCCGCCCGCACCATGCAGACGGCGCAGAAGCTCTACGAGGGCATCGCCCTAGACGGCGAGACGACCGGCCTCATCACCTACATGCGGACCGACGGCGTGCAGATGGCGCCGGAGGGCATCTCCGCGATCCGCCGCCTCATCGGCAAGGACTACGCCGAGCCGTATCTGCCGGAGAAGCCGCGCTACTACGCCACCAAGGCGAAGAACGCGCAGGAGGCGCACGAGGCGATCCGTCCGACCGACCCGTTCCGCCGCCCGGCGCAGATGAAGCGCTACCTCGGCGACGACGAGTTCCGCCTCTACGACCTCATCTGGAAGCGCGCGATGGCGAGCCAGATGGAATCGGCCGAGTTCGAGCGCACGACCGTGGAGATCGACGCCAAGGCCGGGGCGAAGTCCATCGGCCTGCGCGCCACCGGCTCGGTCATGCTCTTCGACGGCTTCCTGTCGGTCTACATGGAAGGTGTGGACGACCAGGAGGACGACGAGGACGGCCGCCTGCCGAAGATCACCCAGGGCGACAGGCTGGACCGCAAGGCGGTCAAGCCGTCCCAGCACTTCACCGAGCCGCCGCCGCGCTTCACCGAGGCGACGCTCATCAAGCGCATGGAAGAGCTCGGCATCGGCCGCCCGTCGACCTACACGGCGACGCTGTCCACCCTGCGCGACCGCGAGTACGTGACGCTCGACAAGAAGCGCCTCGTGCCGGGGTCCAAGGGCCGCATCGTGACGGCGTTCCTGGAGAGCTTCTTCGAGCGCTACGTCGAGTACGGCTTCACCGCCGACCTCGAGGAGAAGCTCGACGCCATCTCCGACGGCAAGGCGGACTGGCGGGAGGTGCTGCGCGAGTTCTGGGCGGACTTCTCGCGCCAGATCGGCGAGGTACTGGAAGTTCGTACGGCCGCCGTCCTCGACGCGCTGAACGAGGACCTGGCGCCGCTCATCTACCCGCCGCGGCCGGACGGCTCGGACCCGCGCATCTGTCCCGTCTGCCACCAGGGCAACCTGTCGCTGAAGACGAGCCGGTACGGCGCGTTCATCGGCTGCTCGAACTATCCTGAGTGCAACTACACCCGGGAGTTCGGCGACGACCCGAACGCCGACCCGAAGCCGAGCGGGCCGCAGGTGCTGGGCATCCACCCGGACACCGGGCTCGAGATCGCGCTGAAGTCGGGCCGCTTCGGCCCCTACATCGAGATGGGCGCGGCCGCCGATGGCGAGAAGCCGGCCCGCTCCTCGCTGCCGAAGGGCTGGGCGCCGCAGGAGGTGACGCTGGAGAAGGCGATCCAGCTCCTGTCGCTGCCACGCGAGGTGGGGCTGCACCCGGAGACGCAGGATCCGATCCAGGCCGGCCTCGGCCGGTACGGGCCGTACCTGCTCTACGGCGGCAAGTACTCCAAGCTCGATTCCATCGACGAGGTGTTCGAGATCGGCCTCAACCGGGCTGTCGCGATGATTGCCGAGCGGAAGGAGGGCAAGGGCTTCTCCCGCACGCCCGCCGCGCTGAAGAGCCTCGGCGAGCACCCCTCCGGCGGTGAGGTGACGGTGCGCGAGGGCCGCTACGGGCCGTACGTGAACCACGGGAAGGTCAATGCGACGCTCCCGAAGGGCACCGACCCGCAGGCGCTCACGCTGGAAGAGGCGCTGAAGCTGATCGCGGAGCGCGCCGGCAAGACCAAGGCCGCGCCGAAGGGCAAGGCCAAGGCCGCCAGCTCGAAGAGCAAGGCGTCGGGCACCAAGGCCAAGTCGGCCGCGAAGTCGAAGGCGGCGAAGGCCGACGGCGATTCGCTGGTCGAGGACGACGGCGAGACGCCGAAGGCGAAGACCGCGTCCAAGGCGAAGTCGACGGGTGCCAAGTCGACGGGAGCGAAGTCGGCGGGCAGCAAGAAGGCGGCCGCCTCGAAGTCCTCCGCCGCCTCGACCAGGCGCAGCGCGGCGAGCGATACGCCGCCCTGGGAGGACTGA
- a CDS encoding GFA family protein gives MPMTLEGSCRCGAVSFTLASHTPVPYQRCYCRICCKTQGGGGYAINLGGIADSLDVKGRDAMAVYKAEIEDGGVCHVSSGQRHFCRHCSSGLWLFDPTWPELIHPFASAIDTDLPVPREQTHIMLAYKLNWVEPQLKPGDVCFDQYPDESLADWHRSRGLWVE, from the coding sequence ATGCCGATGACACTCGAGGGGAGCTGCCGCTGCGGCGCCGTCTCCTTCACGCTGGCGAGCCATACGCCTGTGCCATACCAGCGATGCTACTGCCGCATCTGCTGCAAGACGCAGGGTGGGGGCGGCTACGCGATCAATCTAGGCGGGATCGCCGACAGCCTCGATGTGAAGGGGCGCGACGCCATGGCCGTCTACAAGGCCGAAATCGAGGACGGCGGGGTCTGTCACGTCTCGTCCGGCCAGAGGCACTTCTGCCGCCACTGCAGCAGCGGGCTCTGGCTCTTCGACCCCACGTGGCCGGAGCTCATCCACCCGTTCGCCTCGGCGATCGACACGGACCTCCCGGTGCCGCGCGAGCAGACGCACATCATGCTGGCCTACAAGCTCAACTGGGTGGAGCCCCAGCTGAAGCCCGGGGACGTCTGCTTCGACCAGTATCCCGACGAGAGCCTGGCGGACTGGCACCGGTCGAGGGGCCTTTGGGTCGAATGA